The nucleotide sequence GTGCAAAGAGGAATAGGTTACTCAGTGATCGAAAGTGTTGTGCAAAACTCACAGATGtaagggaaattgctaactcgaagaatttggtactcatacaagAGCTTGTATATGGACGATgaaatgttcatggccatcccaaggcgaccgaaactcgataccatggagcattgaacgtcatggagtattgaaactttctcttcagcatgacaaggatacgttcgtaggaggctgaagtgtgcgagttcagcatgttgctaggccttaaggggTGCAGCTGGGGCTGTATTAGCAAGGAGTCTCAATCTATCAAGTGCATTTGTAtgggtagaacaatgcacagtttgttcagcaaggcggagtagtccaaggggatgatggtctccgaaacttctaaagggaaggatgcgaagagagaagttactccaacatgatagataccttggagggataagtcccggttctccaaagggagaatcatgtgcaacggactgcatatgttgaggaggagtacctcaagacaATAACCCTACAAAGCTCAACCGATCGAGCGAGTGGTGAGGAGTCATTGAATGGTCTCACATAAGgtaatgcattagtggatgcattgtgagatcaagtaggggagcgacCCAAGACAACACAaagtgaaggcacacttagagccgatatagagatcggactcaacggagggctaacccgtggaatggtgggcgtaagGGCCACGATCAACGgagcaacttgagtgtaacttggtgaagtacctaaaccgcatgaagggagtcagcatagaagatggaacatcgaGCGAAGGCATGAAGCTTTCCTTGGATAAAAGTCaagaacatgaactcttgtagaggcaagagtggaatcatgtcgttccatgtgtccgtcattctgatggagcaaactcatcctgcatggtgccaaagacgaaaggagcttcgaaacacatgcaccttatcttggagaagcatttgacggagaaaccaaggcgactcaacttgtggaggcgaaattgggttcaaaagatcttggcacggggcaagaggacgtgaagcaggtactcttgaagaatacgccatagtgttgtcattctagttgttatgaaggaagcggtgcgcaatcGAAATTGTGCTAgtgggggcagaggcctaggatctaaACAATGATGCACCAATTTCaacaaagtcggtggacttcgagagctgctaggcgacggactgtcctagagcggtgcttcacttGGGTGTAACCCGAGaacgggtggatgaaggttgattgtcAAAGaagcgaacacaatcgaaggtggaagagaccttgtaatgtgttggcagaggccataTATAGAAGGAtcgcaatccgagttcatcccataatgatcagaatacaatggagatgtcaccaggaggcgacatggtgcaccggatcatggtggaacagttcatggcaatgtgatacacacgaaaCTAGACCCataagggactatatcatacggaggtatgatcgggagctccacttcggtgaataataCGACGGCAAGaacggctatggattcaaggagtgaatgttatggtatcgcagaggtgggtctttcgtgcgtgcatcgaattttgtatcggataaaagcattggttatcagcatatgggggctgtgtaccaccgaggAAGAATTTCGAATACAAGTATCAGTGAATCTTATGGGGAGAGggggggagggacttgatcatgtagaggtatgatcggagcggTTGGAGAGTTTGATTGCTCCAgatctcatattcgcttaagggagctcgataAATTATAGGACAAGgcggagtaagcgaacgttgttaaCAAGAAAGTTAAGGAGAAAAAAATCGATGTGGGCCCTGCAACATGATGGTGGAggctatgcatgggagttgcagtctatctttccatcgaccaaggagaACTGCTCAGATAACATAAAGGTGTTGAAGTAAGTAGTCAAAAAGGGCGAGAAagtgacgatgagtccagagggacttaaaactaagcatcggttagaatggaggtggactcggagaagTGTCATAGTGTCACAGAGGCTGATCTAtcgatcgtgaagaaagggatacagatgcgaggcgatggatagtagggtcatgggcatggcagtgctatggtaccgtagagtcgggacttccatgaagtcatcgatcccttgttctcatggagggagagcatatggtcatgaaaggggttgagaaggtggagaatgcagaggcaaacccCAAATACTAAGGCAAGGCTAAAGGGCATAGGCTAGGGAACTTTGTaaaaccggtgtcaacgagcttctcatcaagatagctgaaagtagaggacttcgggtcgatgcaagagtgctcgaCTAAAGTAGGCAGTACACAATGTTGTATCATTGCTACTCAAAGGAGTAGGCGATagagatgatggagaagacggtacaatcccaaaggcgaccaaaactattagagactgctCCAAATTAGGGTGAAAATtttttgcattccagaagttaaaTGACATTaataaggtgaatcatagtagctaactcaacgcaaggagtgcaaacacttcgagtgcttcggaAATGTGAGCAACGAGTGACCGAAGGCAAATAATcagcttgatgcatggagtacaaccctcgaggaggcgggcgaagtcaagtaaactttgccttctcaactcttaagagaatgggtgaaactgagTGCCCCAatcctcttatctatccagcagaggaattctgcataggttcaaagaccctttgaagaaatctaatagaagacaatacttgttaaatcctcaccaatggtgatcagtgctgctgagagtagattatccacatCATTTCCTAATATAATGTCAATCGAAAAcagaagtgatgcaaacctacttgaaagtgacaactaagtggaagaagaattgatagacaaattttatggaggaaggacccaaaaactttaaagtttgtgaggcgatgctagttaaagctccaacaagcatccacctagttcaagcggcatgaggcatttgagagactagcgcataccaAGGAACCATCTTTTCTTTCATCTGAGGGATccataggaaccaacagggatcaacacaacttagctgACCTCtcaccagagtcaaagtcattggcgagttgaagtagcatgacggatcaaagttcgactactcaacaacagtggCGGAGTACAATTCGgaaccaagaggcgcattgcaaccgGAACAAAGGATTAaaaactcaacaaaggcgagatgatgCAACGTTTGAtgtaataagtgggggagaatgtcacgaacaaaactgtaaacaaggtgtttgatgtaatgctcatgtatgttcgtgtctttcggttttgttcatgctttgcacagcatataaagggCTAATAGTACAGTCTCATTTTGGTTGGTTTTGGTGGTCATCTTAGGTGTGTAAAcaaaggttgtgttatgtgggcacttgtggggatttcagtctatagtggaccattttggaccctttgttgtgcgactgttcaaagcttgtcaagtctgtttataatttgcattagctatgatgtgtttgttgaaatgattgcttgtagatcccgagtgatacgctttctctaacccgttttccttttaataggtcctaagggaccgtaGGAGGTTTCGGGTTGGCTAacatttgcggacgaacacgtaaGGGTGCTGTACGactgcaaaaccagctaagtgtgtGACACTATGGTGTTGACTAGATGTAAGACGGTAACTGAAGATAAGATGTTATTATCTTAAGCGAATCTCTGAAGTTTGATGCAATGATCAACTATGCATTATGCTAGTTGACTTAGGGAGTTGAATGAATGACAATTTAGAAGAAATGGTCAATATATTAAACTATAATCTGAGTCTCGTCCTAATCACTAATCACTATGATGGCCTAATTTAGTGCCTAGTTGTACAAAGTTATGAATACAGGAGTGAAACATGGTGCCTTCTCACTTGCCTAGTCCAATTATATTGGTTTAAAATTATTACATGCTTGTCAAAAACCTACTCTCAGAATAAAAAAAGACTACAGGTATCTTCTTAGTGGAATAAATGGACAATTATGGATATGAAATTCTTAGCTCATATCCATATCAAGCTAAAAGCAAAATAAGTCGATGACACAATCATGAGTGCAAGGTACAATTTGGAGGAAGAAAATTAAAGCTTGGACTGATGAAGTTGTGTGGAAGGAGATCATAATGGGAGGAAGGCTTGATCTCAAACAAAAGAGTTAGGGGCCTGATGTGACTGGTGAAAGGCCCTAAATCTGAATTTTAATCAAGTTGCCTTATTTATTATATTACTTAGGCATGTTGTTATGTCTAATCTAAATTTAAATATGTTTTTGGAGTCAATATAACAGATTAAAAGTCTGAAACTGTTAATTCAAACGACTGCTCTATTGCAACATTGATGAGTAAAAAAATTACAATGATGCCTTATCTGAACTTTTTTGCTTAAGATAAATTCACAGATTTCTTTTTGCTTTATCTTAGCTCCTTTCAACAAAGTCATCTTTATTTTAAAATGATGCTTATGTCACCATATACTTGTGTTAATGCTAATTTTGGTCATCAAATAGATGTGGTCAAGATTGTCAAACCCACTTTCCTACCTAGAATTGGAAGAGGTTCCATAAACTAGGTCACAGAATCAGATCATAGGATCGTGAGATCCTataaactaattaaaaataatttaaaaaccatgcTAAGTCATGAAGGATTAGATCCTTCAATTTGGAAAGGACTAGATTAATAACTTATTTATTATATAGTTATGAAGCTATACGTTTGAAAATTGTGAGCGCATGAGTATGAAGGTGTAACATGAAATGAGGATCTCGGGCAATATAAAATCAAAGTTAAGATTTTTCTCTTACTGTATGGTGCTTGAATTTGGACAGATTTAATTTTATCAGGCATGCTATGCTGCAAGTTTTCCTCATTTTAAGGGACCACTATAAATTTATCATTCAGCATGTTTGAAGATATTGTTTTGAGTTTGAATCTATTGTAATTGCTGTTCTTGGTACTTCAGAGGTCTACAAATTCAACCATATGAGTGGGTATGTTGATCAGAAGATTGTGGTGATGCAATCCTGAATCCACACAGGTGAAACAAATGGATGCACCAAGGTTTTGGTTAAGCCCTGTTATATTGAGTTTAGGTGTAAGATCATAATTTATGGTCTAACTTTGAGTTTTCCTAAAGTGCTGTTATTGAGGATCAAATATGGTATATAAAAAGTGTTCGTTATCTATCATTGCATGCAGTGGAATGCTCAGGGGAATAAATGTATTGTTAGTGCATGTTTAAAAGTGAAATAGGAGTATTTCCTTTGGTGAAGAGGGTCCCTCTTCCATATTTTCATCCTGTTTTGCTGTATAATCGCTGCTTTTGTAATGATCTTGCATCAGGTTACTAATTCAAATAATCCAGAACAGCTTCTTGCTGGTTAGTTTTATGCCTAGCTGTAGTGTTGCGAACAATGGATGGTGAGACTGCACCATGAATTTTGGTGTTATTATTGACTTTTCTCAAAAGAGCCTGGGATCTTGGTTGGATATGGTCAGCCTGTAATGTTCTCTCTGAAAAATAACTTGCAGAACCCTCACATTCTAGTTTTTGAAGATTTAGTTCCAAGATAAAATTTCCAGCATGTCACTCAGGATCCTCATGCATTTTGCAAGATCAAAGACCCTTCTATGAAACATTCTGAACATGTAATTTGCTAACGTCTACTTATTTTGTGACAAAGGTTCTAGATACTGTTAATTATCAGTGAAAATTTTGACAATTGAACACTGAAAGAAAAATTAGTTTGCAAGTGAAAATTTAAATTCACTTACCATTTAATTCTGGTATCTTACTGTTGATGACTATTTGATTGATAGAATATGCTGTGCTTTATGATGCTTTTCTCTGTGATGCTTTGAGTTTCAGAAACTTTTGAGGAGAGTCCAAAATTAGCAACCTATTTCATCTGCTTTGCTAATTTCGTCTGAAATAGTATCTTGGTCTTTTTTTATGGGAGTCCGGAGTTATTAACCTATTTCATCTGCTTTTCTGAGGATGTCAAATGATATCTTGGTCTTGGAATTACAAAAGAAAGTGTTTTGTACAATCACCCTACATTTCAAATTTGACCAGACAAATTGCCATTATGATTCCATCACTGTTGCAAGTTTCGGCAAACATATACCTTATTGTTGAAGCTTAGCCATCTCTTTAATTTTCTTGTTGGTGTTTTGGAAAGAACTTTCTCGAACCATCAGATGTTTGGGGACAAATCAATTTATGTTGCATGTACCTCATCATATAAATAATTCTTGTTGACAGCTTATGTTTCTCTTTTCTGGAAAAATTGAACTTTTCATTTAACATAACTGCATATGTTATAGATCCTCGGCAGTTATGTAATGTAAAACTTGTTGGATTTGGCCTATTCTTTTCCTCTTGGAACTTAAACATGCTTTCTTTTTCCAGGTGGGCAAACGTCTCCGCAGTCTTAAAAAACATGTTAATTCAAAGATTCAAGCTGAGGCATCTGTTTTGCTAGAATTCTGGAAAGATGTAGTCATTCAGGAGACGTCAAATTCTAAGAAAAATGGTGGTTCTGAAAGTAAAAGTTCAGTAGAAGTTAATATCAAATCTGAGAGAACAGAAACTTTCAAGATTGACAGGACTCCAAAGGCTGGGCCTGTCAACATGGATAGGATTTCAACTTCAGAAAGTCTCAATTTTGTAAAGAAAGACAAGAACCAGGGTTCAAATACAGAAAGGCACAAGACTGAGAAGAATGAGAGCAGTGAATCAGGAGGGTGTGCTATCAAAGCTAACAGAATCCCCAGTGGAAGTCATCAAGCATCTACTACCAAGAAGCCATCAACAGTATCAGCTGCTCCTCCAAAGCTGACAACGATGATCAAATGTAATGATCCTATCCGAGACAAACTTCGGGAACTTCTAGCAGAGGCGTTCTCAAAAGTTTCCTGTGAGACCAGTGAAGATGAAAGAGATGAAGTGAGAAATATACTGGATGAGGTAAATGTGTGTGATCCCATCCGAGTTGCAGTCATGGTGGAGTCCGTGATGTTTGAAAAATTAGGCCGTTCTAATGGTGCTCAAAAGCTGAAGTACAGATCCATTATGTTCAATTTGAAGGATGGCAACAACACAGATCTTCGAAGAAGAGTTCTCCTTGGGGAAGTGAAGCCTGAgaaactcatagttatgactccTGAAGAAATGGCCAGTGACAAGAGGAAACTTGCAAATGAACAGATTAAAGAGAAGGCTTTATTCGAGTGTCAGCGGGAAGGAGCTGCTAAAGCTACAACTGATCAGTTCAAATGCGGTCGGTGCGGACAGCGGAAGACCACTTACTACCAAATGCAAACCCGAAGTGCCGATGAGCCGATGACTACATTCGTCACATGTGTAAACTGCAACAACCATTGGAAGTTCTGTTGACTACAAATTCAGCAGACTATTTGCGGGAAGATTTTCCAAAAAATCCTGTTATCTGTCCTATTTTGGGGCGCTTCTATTCATTCTTCGGAACTCATTAGCATTGTGTTGTTGGATGCATGTAACACCGCCtgcagtttcatttgagttgctttagTTTGGCAGCTGCTCACTGCCTCTATCATCAAGTAAAACGTTTGTGTTAGTAGCATATCGTGCCAAGTGTAACGTTTATGTATATTAAGATGTGACAATCgaatgttttgcattcatcagcaTTTTTGTGCTCGGTCTCAGCTGGATGCGATTCAGCTTGTCGACTGTGAACTGGAACAAATATAATGCTCAGAACAACAATGTTGCTCGTGTCAAACTCTTCTTCAAAGAATTGCGGGTTGGAAAATTATTGATGAAGCATCCAACGGGAGAATCGTCTTTTCGATGACAACACTTTGAGTACATGAATCACTGCACATCAAATCCATCTAAACTTCAGTGCAGCCCTCTCCAGGACTGGTAAACTACCTTCCATCCTGCCACATCAAACCGATGTAACTCATTCGAATAGCAACCATTGGTTAACCTCGACAGCGATTCATATGCTTCGACTGTTCTCCAAGTGGGAACCAAAGTGCTAATAATTCCAAAATGTTTGGTCAACTATATTCAAATTTTAATTGTACAAGTAAACATGATAAAAATTTCATTGTGCACCATAACATTGTAAACGAGACCATCACCCTATGTTTTTGCTTTTTGCTTAGAAGGATAAATTGCCAGTTGACTCTCTCAGTTCCttctctaaatatatatatatatatatatatatatatatatatatatatatatatatatatatatatatatatatatatatatatacatgagaaATTTCAAATATCTTCGACCAAGCGATGCAGAACCTAGcgaatataatttttctttagCAAAATTCGAACTCTCATTCCACTTGATAAAGACATTTAGTTCGATAGATTAAGAGAATCTAAGGGctcatgaattttgaaatgataaaatcatgcggGTACGCTCATCATCTGTCTAAAACGAATAATTCCCCGAATAATTCCTCGTGAATCTATCCCattaataatgataaaaattGACTTTTCATATTAACCCTAGAAGGAAGGCCTTAAACCCTTGACCCCTTATATTAATTAAGAAGTAGAAGAATTAAGATAATTTCTCAAGCTCATCTACATAAAATTGCTCCTCTATAAAAGAAAGTactgattaaaaatatttaatcttatattaattAAGAAGTATGAGAATTAAGATAATTTCTCGAGCCCATCTACAATAAAACCCTTCGCTCCTCTATAAAAGGAAGCACCGATTAAAAACATCTAATCTTACATTAATTAAGAAGTAGGAGAATTAAGATAATTTCTCGAGCCCATCTACAATAAAAACGATGAGCCTCCTTCCCCTTCATCCGCAACCGAACCATCACAGTCGAGCACTTGATCTTACCCACCCGCCACAAGGTCTACACCATCGAATCAGCGATCAGGTCCCATCGGTTTCTCCACCCACCAAAGAAGGAAACGAACGTCATCTTCCACACTGCAGCTCTCATTTTAGGCCGTCTTTTAGGGTTTGCCAAACGACGACAACTCGACGTGTTCCACGTACGCTGGCATGCCGACAAGCTCCTTGACTAGAAATCCTAACCACACCAAAAAAAGCCAGCGTAGATCTCCATTTGAAGTGTCGTGAGGTCAGCGAGGAAAACTAGGGAGCTTGTCGGCCGGCATTTCACATCCAGGTCACTGCACTCGTCTCCTCCTGCATGCACAAAGGACACAGACGCTGAGACATGCAGGAAGCAAGCCACTGCAGTCAACCTGATCTCATCGTGACAGTTTTGGATGTCACCAGATGATGCTTTGTTTGTGGCCAGTTTTGGTGAACTGCGAGCGTCGCCTTCTCCGAAGAAGAGGAACGGCAGGAACTGGGATGTATTCTTCGTCTGTCATAGAATAACCCGACTAGCAGAGGTTGACATTAATATTTATAATAGAAGGAAACCAGCCATGCGTCTTGACCTAATATTGTCCCACAGACACCCATTTGGCATCATCATCAAGCGGTAGAAAAATGATACTTTTGTCGATGATTGTTTAGTGAACACTTTGTTTAGTGACGTGGAGCCAAATACAATACGAGCTTAAGAATACGCGCACACAACCAAGAATTTGAAGTGGTATTCGTCGTATTCCAAGCTCAGGTACGTTTACGTGGACAAAACCATAGCTGTACGTTAGCTAGCTTGACCCGGTGATACATGTGGCCTTCTATATAAGAAACATAGAACGCTTGCTCAGAGGGCAAGAGAAGGGAATGGAGGAGGTGACGGAAGGGCATCACTTCGTCCTGGTGCATGGCGCCGGCCATGGAGCCTGGTGCTGGTTCAAGCTCCGGTGCCTCCTGGAGGCCTCAGGCCATCGCGTCTCGTGCCCGGACCTGGCGAGCGCCGGCATCCACCCGGCCGACCCCAACTCCATCCTCTCCA is from Musa acuminata AAA Group cultivar baxijiao chromosome BXJ1-6, Cavendish_Baxijiao_AAA, whole genome shotgun sequence and encodes:
- the LOC135676817 gene encoding transcription elongation factor TFIIS-like, yielding MDKDILETFEAAKKAADKAAEAGDGSSEVDRCVDALRRLRRIPVTMQQLVETQVGKRLRSLKKHVNSKIQAEASVLLEFWKDVVIQETSNSKKNGGSESKSSVEVNIKSERTETFKIDRTPKAGPVNMDRISTSESLNFVKKDKNQGSNTERHKTEKNESSESGGCAIKANRIPSGSHQASTTKKPSTVSAAPPKLTTMIKCNDPIRDKLRELLAEAFSKVSCETSEDERDEVRNILDEVNVCDPIRVAVMVESVMFEKLGRSNGAQKLKYRSIMFNLKDGNNTDLRRRVLLGEVKPEKLIVMTPEEMASDKRKLANEQIKEKALFECQREGAAKATTDQFKCGRCGQRKTTYYQMQTRSADEPMTTFVTCVNCNNHWKFC